A single window of Candidatus Aquicultor sp. DNA harbors:
- the rpsG gene encoding 30S ribosomal protein S7 codes for MPRKGPVTKREIIPDPVYNNKLVAQLINAILKKGKKGVSEQIVYESFDIIREKTGSDPLTVYRKAMDNIRPALEVRPRRVGGATYQVPVEVPSTRATTLALRWLTGYSRDRKEKRMAERLAGEILDAANGVGASMKKREDLQKMAESNRAFAHYRW; via the coding sequence ATGCCGAGAAAAGGACCAGTTACGAAACGGGAGATCATACCCGATCCGGTCTATAACAATAAGCTTGTTGCTCAGCTCATCAATGCGATTTTGAAGAAAGGCAAAAAAGGCGTTTCCGAGCAAATCGTGTATGAGTCGTTTGACATTATTCGTGAAAAGACCGGTTCAGATCCGTTGACTGTGTACCGCAAAGCGATGGATAACATCAGGCCTGCGCTTGAGGTTAGGCCGCGCAGGGTCGGTGGCGCAACATACCAAGTTCCAGTCGAAGTTCCATCAACACGTGCGACAACTCTGGCGCTTCGCTGGCTGACGGGGTATTCGCGCGACCGCAAGGAAAAGAGAATGGCCGAGAGATTGGCTGGAGAGATTTTGGATGCGGCAAATGGTGTTGGTGCTTCCATGAAGAAGAGAGAAGATCTCCAAAAGATGGCCGAATCAAACCGAGCGTTTGCTCACTATCGCTGGTAA
- the rpsL gene encoding 30S ribosomal protein S12, with protein MPTISQLVKKGRKEKPSKTATPALQGAPQRRGVCTRVYTTTPKKPNSALRKVARVRLTNGMEVTAYIPGIGHNLQEHSIVLVRGGRVKDLPGVRYKIIRAALDASGVSDRRQARSKYGAKAPK; from the coding sequence TTGCCTACAATTAGTCAGCTGGTAAAAAAAGGTAGAAAAGAAAAGCCAAGTAAAACGGCTACGCCAGCGCTACAAGGTGCTCCACAGCGGAGAGGAGTCTGCACCCGCGTTTACACGACGACACCGAAAAAGCCGAATTCGGCACTCAGGAAAGTCGCCAGGGTACGTTTGACCAACGGTATGGAGGTCACAGCGTATATCCCGGGCATCGGCCACAATCTGCAAGAGCACTCAATCGTGCTCGTGCGTGGCGGCCGTGTTAAAGACTTGCCGGGTGTTCGCTACAAGATTATTCGTGCGGCACTTGATGCGTCTGGTGTGTCGGATCGTAGACAGGCTCGCTCTAAGTATGGCGCTAAAGCACCGAAGTAA